A genomic window from Streptomyces spororaveus includes:
- a CDS encoding nuclear transport factor 2 family protein, translating to MTSRTLRTLTVVTAAAFLCATATATATAAAYAVQGTGRPVPGVVAAWARAWNGSDPRALGAVFTADGVYTDEAVGVTFRGRKEIAGWKARADTLIDNVRVSVRDTRLEGDRVTVRAVYSGHLKGAPKPFAVPMTTLLGLDRGHCRIAFDQDHYSLAEVLIQSGLPADWTPPAPGAAAR from the coding sequence ATGACGTCCCGCACGCTGCGTACTCTCACCGTGGTGACCGCTGCCGCTTTCCTGTGCGCCACCGCCACCGCCACCGCCACCGCCGCCGCTTATGCCGTGCAGGGCACCGGCCGGCCGGTTCCCGGGGTCGTTGCCGCCTGGGCCCGTGCCTGGAACGGCAGTGATCCCCGGGCCCTGGGCGCGGTGTTCACCGCCGACGGCGTCTACACCGACGAGGCCGTCGGTGTCACCTTCCGCGGCCGTAAGGAGATCGCGGGGTGGAAGGCCCGCGCCGACACCCTCATCGACAACGTCCGTGTCAGCGTCCGTGACACCCGCCTCGAGGGTGACCGCGTCACCGTACGGGCGGTCTACTCCGGCCATCTCAAGGGCGCGCCCAAGCCGTTCGCCGTGCCGATGACGACCCTGCTCGGCCTCGACAGGGGGCACTGCCGGATCGCCTTTGACCAGGACCACTACAGTCTGGCCGAGGTCCTTATCCAGTCCGGCCTGCCTGCGGACTGGACCCCGCCCGCTCCTGGCGCGGCCGCCCGCTGA